From a region of the Castanea sativa cultivar Marrone di Chiusa Pesio chromosome 10, ASM4071231v1 genome:
- the LOC142613989 gene encoding UDP-glucuronate 4-epimerase 4-like: MSQLSRGSSSSLDETPSTPGKFKPSPYIHRLRFHNLSKFTFYSAFFLAILCFFFLLSPPSGSNPRRSLGSYGGSDWERHVTRSARRRSESGLTVLVTGAAGFVGTHVSMALKRRGDGVLGLDNFNHYYEPTLKRNRQKELQKNGVFIVEGDLNDKSLLHKLFDVVAFTHVMHLAAQAGVRYAMQNPSSYIHSNIAGLVNLLEVCKSANPQPSIVWASSSSVYGLNSKVPFSEKDRTDQPASLYAATKKAGEEIAHTYNHIYGLSITGLRFFTVYGPWGRPDMAYFFFTRDILKGKVIKIYETADHGSVARDFTYIDDVVKGCLAALDTAKKSTGSGGKKKGPAQFRIFNLGNTAPVPVSELVNILEKLLKVKAKRLVLPMPRNGDVKFTHANISLAQRELGYRPTTDLETGLKKFVKWYFNYYKEEKKKISAW; this comes from the coding sequence ATGTCACAACTTTCCCGTGGTAGTAGTAGTAGTCTTGATGAGACTCCTTCCACCCCTGGAAAGTTCAAACCCTCGCCGTACATTCACCGCCTCCGCTTCCACAACTTGTCCAAATTCACTTTCTACTCCGCTTTCTTCCTAGCCATCCTCtgcttctttttccttctctctcctCCTTCTGGCTCCAACCCTCGCCGATCTCTCGGCTCCTATGGCGGCTCCGACTGGGAGCGCCACGTCACTCGCTCGGCTCGCCGCCGCTCCGAATCCGGCCTCACCGTCCTCGTCACCGGCGCCGCCGGCTTCGTCGGCACCCACGTCTCCATGGCCCTGAAGCGACGAGGCGACGGCGTTTTGGGTCTCGACAACTTCAACCACTACTACGAGCCCACCCTCAAGCGCAATCGCCAGAAGGAGCTCCAAAAGAATGGCGTTTTCATCGTCGAGGGAGACTTAAACGACAAGTCGCTGTTGCATAAGCTCTTCGATGTCGTTGCGTTCACGCACGTCATGCACCTCGCAGCGCAAGCTGGTGTTCGCTACGCTATGCAGAACCCAAGCTCTTACATCCATAGCAACATCGCTGGGCTTGTTAATCTTCTCGAAGTTTGCAAGTCAGCGAACCCACAACCTTCGATTGTCTGGGCTTCCTCCAGTTCTGTCTATGGATTGAATTCTAAGGTACCCTTTTCAGAAAAAGACCGAACCGATCAACCTGCGAGTCTCTACGCTGCAACGAAAAAGGCCGGTGAGGAAATTGCTCATACCTATAACCATATATACGGTCTTTCTATTACAGGGTTAAGGTTTTTCACTGTGTATGGACCTTGGGGCCGACCGGACATGGCGTATTTCTTTTTTACTAGAGATATTCTTAAAGGGAAGGTGATTAAGATATACGAGACTGCGGATCATGGTTCTGTGGCGAGAGATTTTACTTACATTGATGATGTTGTGAAGGGTTGTTTGGCTGCGTTGGATACAGCGAAGAAGAGTACTGGAAGTGGTGGGAAGAAGAAGGGTCCTGCGCAATTTAGGATTTTTAATTTGGGGAATACGGCACCAGTGCCGGTGAGTGAGCTTGTGAATATATTGGAGAAGCTTTTGAAGGTGAAGGCTAAGAGGTTGGTGTTGCCAATGCCCAGAAATGGGGATGTGAAGTTTACGCACGCAAATATAAGCTTGGCGCAGCGGGAGCTCGGGTATAGGCCCACTACTGATTTGGAGACAGGGCTGAAGAAGTTTGTGAAGTGgtattttaattattacaaggaggagaagaagaagattagtGCCTGGTGA